In Meleagris gallopavo isolate NT-WF06-2002-E0010 breed Aviagen turkey brand Nicholas breeding stock unplaced genomic scaffold, Turkey_5.1 ChrUn_random_7180001949381, whole genome shotgun sequence, the following proteins share a genomic window:
- the LOC104916850 gene encoding serine/threonine-protein phosphatase 1 regulatory subunit 10-like, whose product KKESRVLSPTATKPSPFEGKSVSESNPSKPSSPEPNSGSDGMESDRPGTPVPAVEVPEPMEIGSSEQSDGKQNDGGSDGAPLSKKGRKRKSVSWPEESKLREYFYFELDETERGEMWAGGVGLPRKRVGANGERGSSGNGSTEKVGSCKRGGIL is encoded by the exons aaaaaagaaagccgAGTTTTGTCCCCGACGGCCACCAAG CCGAGTCCTTTCGAGGGCAAATCCGTATCCGAAAGCAACCCCAGCAAACCTTCGTCCCCGGAACCCAACTCTGGTTCTGATGGGATGGAATCGGACCGACCCGGCACTCCGGTACCGGCCGTGGAGGTACCAGAACCTATGGAAATAG GGTCGTCGGAGCAAAGCGATGGGAAACAAAACGATGGTGGGAGCGACGGGGCTCCGCTGAGtaagaaggggaggaaaaggaaaagcgTGAGCTGGCCCGAAGAGAGCAAACTGAGGGAGTATTTCTACTTCGAGCTGGATGAGACCGAGAGGGGTGAGATGTGGGCGGGGGGTGTGGGGTTACCCCGTAAAAGGGTTGGGGCGAATGGGGAACGGGGTTCTTCAGGAAATGGGTCGACTGAAAAGGTGGGATCCTGTAAAAGGGGTGGGATCCTATAA